A genomic region of Gossypium hirsutum isolate 1008001.06 chromosome D01, Gossypium_hirsutum_v2.1, whole genome shotgun sequence contains the following coding sequences:
- the LOC107921975 gene encoding alpha-L-arabinofuranosidase 1 has product MGYCKAPCVFLLCLFISFCLPRQLLADEVDKNLTAQLFIDASEQSSRPIPQTLFGIFFEEINHAGAGGLWAELVSNRGFEAGGANIPSNIDPWSIIGDESSIIVSTDRSSCFERNKVALKMEVLCNSEGTHICPSGGVGIYNPGFWGMNIEQGKSYKIVFYVRSTGAIDISVSFTSSDGLQTLSSTNIKASASDVSNWTKMEVLLEAKETNHNSRLQLTTSKNGVVWFDQVSAMPLDTYKGHGFRNELAEMLADIKPRFIRFPGGCFVEGEWLRNAFRWKASVGPWEERPGHFGDVWMYWTDDGLGYFEFLQLAEDLGALPIWVFNNGISHNDQVDTSSVLPFVQEALDGIEFARGDASSTWGAVRAAMGHPEPFDLKYVAIGNEDCGKKNYRGNYLKFYDAIKRTYPDIKIITNCDGSSLPLDHPTDLYDFHVYTSANNLFSMSHKFDRTTRQGPKAFVSEYAVTGKDAGTGSLLAALAEAAFLIGLEKNSDVVHMASYAPLFVNSNDRRWNPDAIVFNSFQVYGTPSYWVQRFFTESSGATLLNATLQKDSSNSLVASAITWKNSEDGQTYVRIKVVNFGSNSVNLQISVDGLDPNSVKLSGSTKTTLTSANLMDENSFKEPKKVAPNQTLLEDAQEMSALLRPHSFTSFDLLKESVNLRITEDDSSLVSSI; this is encoded by the exons ATGGGTTATTGCAAGGCTCCTTGTGTGTTTTTACTATGCCTCTTCATCAGTTTCTGCCTTCCCCGTCAATTGTTGGCTGATGAGGTTGACAAAAACCTGACAGCTCAGCTGTTTATAGATGCTTCCGAACAGTCAAGCCGTCCAATACCTCAAACACTGTTTGGAATATTCTTTGAG GAGATCAACCATGCTGGTGCTGGTGGGCTGTGGGCAGAGCTTGTAAGCAACAGAG GGTTTGAAGCTGGGGGTGCCAATATTCCTTCAAACATTGACCCATGGTCCATAATTGGGGACGAGTCATCTATAATTGTGTCAACTGACCGGTCGTCATGTTTTGAACGTAACAAGGTGGCTCTCAAAATGGAGGTGCTCTGTAATAGTGAGGGCACTCATATCTGTCCATCTGGAGGAGTTGGTATATATAACCCAGGGTTCTGGGGCATG AATATTGAGCAAGGGAAGAGCTACAAGATCGTATTTTATGTTCGCTCAACAGGAGCAATTGACATTTCTGTATCTTTTACGAGCTCAGATGGCTTGCAGACACTATCCTCCACCAACATAAA AGCTTCTGCTTCTGATGTTTCAAACTGGACAAAGATGGAGGTTCTGTTGGAAGCCAAGGAAACAAATCACAATTCAAGGCTGCAACTAACAACATCGAAAAATGGTGTGGTATGGTTTGATCAAGTTTCAGCTATGCCTTTGGACACTTACAAG GGGCATGGTTTCCGAAATGAGCTTGCTGAAATGCTTGCAGATATCAAACCTCGCTTTATTAGATTTCCAG GTGGCTGTTTTGTGGAAGGTGAATGGTTAAGAAATGCTTTTCGCTGGAAAGCAAGTGTTGGACCTTGGGAAGAAAGACCAGGGCACTTTGGTGACGTTTGGATGTACTGGACTGATGATGGACTTGGTTACTTTGAGTTTCTTCAA TTAGCAGAGGATCTTGGTGCATTGCCAATATGGGTGTTCAACAATG GAATTAGTCATAATGATCAAGTTGATACATCCAGTGTTCTGCCTTTTGTGCAA GAGGCCCTTGATGGCATTGAGTTTGCTAGAGGTGATGCTAGTTCTACATGGGGTGCTGTTCGAGCTGCAATGGGACACCCTGAACCTTTCGATTTGAAATATGTTGCTATTGGGAATGAGGATTGTGGGAAGAAGAATTATCGAG GAAATTACCTCAAGTTCTATGATGCTATAAAGCGGACCTACCCAGATATCAAAATCATTACAAACTGTGATGGATCTTCTCTCCCGCTTGACCACCCAACTGATCTTTATGATTTTCAT GTTTATACATCTGCCAACAACTTGTTTTCTATGTCCCATAAATTTGATCGTACAACACGACAGGGTCCAAAG GCCTTTGTTAGTGAATATGCTGTGACTGGGAAAGATGCTGGCACTGGAAGTCTTTTAGCAGCACTTGCTGAGGCTGCATTCCTTATTGGTCTGGAAAAGAACag CGATGTTGTGCATATGGCTAGCTATGCACCACTTTTTGTGAATTCCAATGACAGACG GTGGAACCCAGATGCAATCGTCTTCAACTCCTTTCAGGTGTATGGAACTCCTAGCTACTGGGTGCAACGTTTTTTCACAGAATCAAGTGGAGCAACTCTTCTTAATGCAACACTGCAAAAAGATTCATCTAATTCCCTTGTTGCATCTGCAATTACTTGGAAAAATTCAGAGGATGGTCAAACCTACGTAAGGATAAAG GTTGTAAACTTTGGGAGCAATTCAGTCAACCTCCAAATTTCTGTTGATGGATTGGATCCAAATTCTGTAAAGCTGTCTGGATCAACAAAGACCACTCTCACGTCTGCTAATCTGATGGATGAGAATTCCTTCAAGGAGCCAAAGAAG GTCGCTCCTAATCAAACACTGCTGGAAGATGCGCAAGAGATGAGTGCGCTACTGCGACCACATTCTTTCACTTCATTTGATTTGTTAAAAGAGTCTGTGAATCTTAGAATTACAGAAGATGATTCTTCTCTCGTATCTTCCATCTGA